A single region of the Marinibacterium anthonyi genome encodes:
- the parB_7 gene encoding Plasmid partitioning protein ParB yields MAKRKRLTPAQGDYLSAPTLSPSTGLGPVPIASVAGEAASVAALAELSSALQSARDEGRLIEALPIDSIAAGHLVRDRIQLDEDEMGALIASLRARGQQTPVEVVKVGSGRYGLISGWRRLTALRRLHEETGEARFATVRALVIAPESAEAAYVAMVEENEIRANLSHYERARIAHRAVAEGVFDSPRAALQGLYGSVTRSKRSKIGSFIGLVEALDGDLRYPWAISEKLGLALVKLLEDGGAEDLRARLAQANPQSAEAEIAVLQAALAPAVAPPAPKPEKAAAKPLPDLTRYDITSGLVLRHWPESGRIEISGDQVDARLLGELKDWLERR; encoded by the coding sequence GCAAAACGCAAGCGACTGACCCCGGCCCAGGGGGATTACCTCTCGGCCCCCACGCTCAGCCCCTCGACGGGGCTGGGACCCGTGCCCATTGCCTCGGTGGCCGGCGAGGCGGCCTCCGTCGCGGCCCTGGCCGAGCTGTCCTCGGCCCTGCAATCGGCGCGGGACGAGGGCCGGCTGATCGAGGCACTGCCCATCGACAGCATCGCCGCCGGCCACCTGGTGCGCGACCGGATCCAGCTGGACGAGGACGAGATGGGCGCGCTGATCGCCTCGCTCAGGGCGCGCGGGCAGCAGACGCCGGTGGAGGTAGTGAAGGTCGGATCAGGCCGCTACGGGCTCATCTCGGGCTGGCGGCGGCTGACCGCGCTGCGCCGACTGCACGAGGAGACCGGGGAGGCGCGGTTCGCCACCGTGCGCGCGCTGGTGATTGCTCCGGAAAGCGCCGAGGCGGCCTATGTGGCGATGGTCGAGGAGAACGAGATCCGCGCCAACCTCAGCCATTACGAACGCGCGCGCATTGCCCATCGCGCGGTGGCCGAGGGCGTCTTTGACAGCCCGCGCGCCGCGCTGCAGGGGCTTTACGGGTCGGTCACGCGATCGAAGCGGTCCAAGATCGGGTCCTTCATCGGGCTGGTCGAGGCGCTGGACGGGGACCTGCGCTACCCCTGGGCGATTTCCGAGAAACTGGGCCTGGCGCTGGTGAAGCTGCTGGAGGACGGCGGCGCGGAAGATCTGCGCGCCCGTCTGGCCCAGGCCAATCCGCAGAGCGCCGAGGCGGAAATCGCCGTGCTGCAGGCGGCGCTGGCGCCCGCTGTCGCCCCCCCTGCCCCGAAGCCGGAGAAGGCCGCCGCGAAACCGCTGCCCGACCTGACCCGCTATGACATCACGTCCGGCCTGGTGCTGCGGCACTGGCCCGAGAGCGGGCGGATCGAGATCTCGGGCGATCAGGTGGACGCCCGGCTGCTGGGCGAGCTCAAGGATTGGCTGGAACGGCGGTAG